The proteins below come from a single Xyrauchen texanus isolate HMW12.3.18 chromosome 1, RBS_HiC_50CHRs, whole genome shotgun sequence genomic window:
- the LOC127621614 gene encoding uncharacterized protein LOC127621614: MRSLSQTTDWNEEEVKVLMKSTYYSQRKDINKGTDMKTLTEEWPFLFQESGMEVHFKDLTGIPLKETFLNSIDRKGSRLLNFMKNVCATKNKRVLQTVTKLQVLRGQTNGCSEDVKDMILLLLSYFDEKEELLLHYVEETSLAKDVELENLPVTPCIIVCGPSCCAAVRFMLSVDRQIANDDITTFITAVCLMFGSYYCFNIHYPSELASVLEFLQRCFFVINPEKGTKVAEKKNKKRVPVNPRVFTLISDLSDHEWRETL, from the exons ATGAGGAGTCTGTCACAAACAACTGACTGGAATGAAGAGGAAGTGAAGGTCCTCATGAAATCTACATACTACAGTCAACGAAAAGATATCAACAAAGGAACAGACATGAAAACCCTCACTGAGGAGTGGCCATTTTTGTTTCAGGAAAGTGGAATGGAAGTGCACTTTAAAGATCTCACAGGGATACCACTTAAAGAGACCTTCCTGAACAGCATCGACCGAAAAGGAAGCAGGCTGTTGAACTTCATGAAGAATGTTTGTGCAACCAAGAACAAGCGTGTCTTACAGACTGTCACAAAACTTCAAGTTTTGAGAGGACAGACAAATGGTTGCTCAGAGGATGTAAAAGACATGATTCTTCTACTTCTCTCCTATTTTGATGAGAAAGAGGAGCTCCTCCTTCATTATGTAGAAGAGACAAGCCTTGCAAAGGATGTTGAGTTGGAAAATCTGCCTGTGACGCCTTGCATTATTGTGTGTG GACCCTCCTGCTGTGCTGCTGTTCGATTCATGCTCAGTGTGGACCGCCAGATTGCGAATGATGACATCACTACATTCATCACCGCTGTCTGCCTAATGTTTGGCAGTTATTACTGTTTCAACATTCACTACCCATCTGAACTGGCGTCAgtgcttgaatttttgcaaag GTGTTTTTTCGTCATCAATCCCGAAAAGGGCACAAAGGTTGCGGAAAAGAAGAACAAAAAGCGAGTCCCAGTGAACCCAAGAGTCTTCACCTTAATCTCTGACCTTTCTGATCATGAGTGGCGAGAGACTTTGTAA